In the genome of Rhodoferax fermentans, one region contains:
- a CDS encoding JAB domain-containing protein — protein MNSTVKPRRARLTRAKLASYGIDAGAVSFRHGLSVCERGVIDEAVSIIERCIKSSPAFDTPDAVKEYLQLQLGAEPHEIFGVLFLDVQNRFIAFDRMFPGTLTQTSVYPREVVLAALAHKASGVVLTHNHPSGNVMPSRADEMLTRTLKTTLALIDVRVLDHIIVAPGEALSMAERGMM, from the coding sequence GTGAACTCTACCGTAAAACCCCGCCGGGCCCGTCTTACCCGTGCCAAACTGGCTTCGTATGGCATTGATGCTGGCGCTGTGTCGTTCCGGCATGGCCTGAGCGTGTGCGAGCGTGGCGTGATCGATGAAGCGGTGAGCATCATTGAACGGTGCATCAAATCCAGCCCGGCGTTTGACACCCCGGACGCGGTTAAAGAATACCTTCAGCTCCAACTGGGAGCCGAACCGCATGAAATTTTTGGGGTGTTGTTCCTTGACGTGCAAAACCGCTTTATTGCTTTTGACCGCATGTTTCCAGGCACCCTGACACAAACCAGCGTTTACCCCCGCGAAGTCGTGTTGGCAGCGCTGGCGCATAAGGCATCCGGCGTGGTGCTGACCCACAATCACCCGAGCGGCAACGTAATGCCCAGCCGGGCCGATGAAATGCTGACGCGTACCCTTAAAACCACGCTGGCGCTGATTGATGTGCGTGTGTTGGATCACATAATTGTTGCGCCCGGCGAAGCCCTGAGCATGGCCGAGCGGGGGATGATGTAA
- a CDS encoding DMT family transporter translates to MNRNVLFALSAAALFGASTPFAKLLVGDMSPVLLAGLLYLGSGVGLTLIRLVRDRGWHASGLPRAEWPWLLGAILFGGVLGPLALMFGLTSTSGSSASLLLNLEAVLTAAIAWLVFKENADKRIVLGMVAIVAGGVVLSWPSQSTSSADWVGPVLVGVACLCWAIDNNLTRKVSASDALFIAGSKGIVAGLVNSTLAVALGAQLPSMATVTATMAVGLLGYGFSLVMFVLALRGLGTARTGAYFSTAPFIGAAIALLVFGESTGLAFWVAAALMGLGVWLHLTETHEHEHDHEPLEHVHPHNHDAHHQHTHDSDWNGEGAHVHPHKHVVIRHSHGHFPDIHHRHGH, encoded by the coding sequence ATGAACCGTAATGTCCTCTTTGCACTGTCTGCCGCTGCCTTATTTGGCGCGAGCACACCGTTTGCCAAGCTGCTAGTCGGTGACATGTCCCCAGTTCTGCTCGCCGGTCTACTCTACCTGGGTAGTGGTGTGGGCCTGACCCTGATCCGCTTGGTACGGGATCGCGGTTGGCACGCATCTGGATTGCCCCGGGCGGAATGGCCCTGGTTGCTGGGGGCCATCCTATTTGGTGGTGTCTTGGGTCCCCTTGCCCTGATGTTTGGATTGACAAGTACCAGCGGATCGAGTGCCTCACTGCTGCTGAACCTGGAAGCTGTATTGACTGCCGCCATTGCCTGGCTGGTGTTCAAGGAGAACGCCGACAAGCGCATTGTGTTGGGTATGGTGGCCATCGTGGCCGGGGGTGTGGTGCTGTCTTGGCCTAGCCAAAGTACCAGCTCAGCGGACTGGGTGGGTCCCGTTCTGGTGGGCGTGGCATGCCTGTGCTGGGCAATTGACAACAACCTGACCCGCAAGGTTTCAGCATCGGATGCATTGTTTATTGCCGGTAGCAAGGGCATTGTGGCGGGACTGGTCAACAGTACATTGGCCGTAGCGCTGGGAGCGCAACTACCAAGCATGGCAACCGTCACCGCGACGATGGCTGTAGGCCTGCTGGGCTACGGGTTCAGCTTGGTGATGTTCGTCCTGGCATTGCGAGGTCTGGGGACGGCACGCACAGGCGCGTATTTTTCGACCGCACCATTCATCGGAGCCGCCATTGCATTGCTGGTGTTTGGGGAATCCACCGGGCTGGCGTTTTGGGTGGCGGCAGCGCTCATGGGTCTAGGGGTTTGGCTGCACCTGACGGAGACCCATGAACACGAGCATGACCATGAACCGCTGGAGCATGTGCACCCGCATAACCATGACGCGCACCATCAACACACCCACGATTCTGATTGGAATGGTGAAGGTGCCCATGTACACCCCCACAAGCATGTTGTCATCCGCCACAGCCATGGGCACTTCCCGGACATTCACCATCGGCATGGACACTGA
- a CDS encoding tyrosine-type recombinase/integrase — MKNNGLSPFLRNFQESRPTLDLFPWIGDRPIAGIHAMELLAVLQKVEERGAIETADRVLMLARQIWDYWLPAAKVQQRNITEGLKRRLTPYRGKTFAAIVDPVRFGDLLRAITGYKGGGIVRTALQLAPLLYQRPGNLREMEWAELDLEAALWTIPSAKMKRTKLEKEQGEAHTVPLPTQAVDLLRSLQPVTGHGRYVFPGERSHDRPISDNSVRSALYALGFGKDQTWHGLRASARTMMVDQLNLDPLAIEANLAHAVKDANGRSYNRTQYLKQRFEQIQAWADYLDKLRKGADVIPLPQRAA; from the coding sequence TTGAAAAACAATGGGTTAAGCCCATTTCTGCGAAATTTTCAGGAATCACGGCCGACCCTCGATCTGTTCCCCTGGATCGGTGATCGGCCCATTGCCGGAATTCATGCGATGGAGCTGCTGGCCGTGCTGCAAAAGGTAGAGGAACGCGGCGCAATAGAAACCGCTGACAGGGTTTTGATGCTGGCCCGCCAGATATGGGACTACTGGTTACCCGCTGCCAAAGTCCAGCAGCGCAACATCACTGAAGGCCTGAAGCGCCGATTGACCCCATACCGTGGCAAGACCTTTGCGGCCATTGTTGATCCGGTGCGTTTTGGTGACCTGCTGCGGGCCATCACTGGCTACAAAGGCGGGGGAATCGTGCGCACCGCCCTGCAGCTTGCGCCGCTGCTGTACCAACGCCCCGGCAATCTGCGCGAAATGGAATGGGCAGAGCTTGACCTAGAGGCGGCACTGTGGACCATCCCCAGCGCAAAGATGAAGCGCACCAAGCTGGAAAAAGAGCAGGGCGAGGCCCACACCGTGCCGCTGCCCACCCAGGCGGTTGACCTGTTGCGCAGCCTGCAGCCAGTCACCGGCCACGGGCGCTACGTGTTCCCCGGTGAGCGCAGCCACGACCGCCCCATATCTGACAACTCGGTGCGTAGCGCCTTGTATGCGCTGGGCTTTGGCAAGGACCAGACCTGGCACGGCCTGCGGGCCAGCGCTCGCACGATGATGGTCGACCAGTTGAACCTGGACCCCTTGGCCATTGAAGCCAACCTGGCGCACGCGGTCAAAGATGCCAACGGGCGCAGCTACAACCGCACCCAGTACCTCAAACAACGGTTCGAGCAGATCCAGGCCTGGGCCGACTACCTCGACAAGCTGCGCAAGGGGGCGGACGTGATCCCACTGCCCCAGCGGGCCGCCTGA
- a CDS encoding zf-TFIIB domain-containing protein: MKCPQCTETTLVMTERQGIEIDYCPSCRGVWLDRGELDKLIERSAQAMPTQPPLSAQPVQSHYEPTTRRPDFVDSDYKHNSGHGGYRKRKSWLSELFD, translated from the coding sequence ATGAAATGTCCTCAATGTACGGAAACCACGCTAGTCATGACTGAGCGCCAGGGTATCGAGATTGACTACTGTCCATCATGCCGAGGGGTGTGGCTGGACCGTGGTGAACTTGACAAGCTGATTGAGCGCAGCGCTCAGGCCATGCCAACTCAGCCCCCCCTATCAGCTCAACCAGTTCAGTCGCACTACGAGCCAACGACTCGCCGACCGGACTTTGTGGACTCGGACTATAAACACAATTCTGGCCACGGCGGTTATCGCAAACGCAAGTCGTGGTTAAGTGAGTTGTTTGACTAA
- a CDS encoding M23 family metallopeptidase: MRRFFSPLSSALNDNPHHRRLTIGLVVLLLASGVTAYSIAPLSPADSTLPVRQLIEAVTPTATTAPIDQEAVVPMVLYRSEFTRTSDSANTLLQRLGVSDNAATKFLVNDKASRTLLAGTPGKFVSIEADGQQRLLRLKALWPNADGVQFSRLVVERGANGYTSRVEMEQLQSSVRLASATVRNSLNAAAAQAKLPGTIATQLVSVYSRVADFRDVLRAGDSFRVVYEILEADGEVLRVGKLLGAEFVKKDRRYQVMWFEQAGQKGGFYTLDGQSIDRKAMKLPLDASVSSDYGMRIHPVFGKPKTHEGIDFAVASGTPIRSAADGIVSFAGWQKGYGKFVLVKHRDQKATAYAHLSRIQVRKGQRVVLGELLGSVGQTGTATGPNLHFEYLVKDRPQDPDNIARQPADISISSTNSSEFKRMALAMRRHLEVAPLVAMTTVE, encoded by the coding sequence ATGAGACGATTTTTCAGTCCACTTTCCTCTGCATTGAATGACAACCCGCATCATCGTCGCCTGACGATAGGGCTGGTAGTATTGTTATTGGCATCAGGAGTCACGGCTTACAGCATTGCACCGCTGTCACCTGCTGACTCAACATTGCCCGTTCGACAGCTAATCGAAGCTGTAACCCCCACCGCAACAACTGCACCAATTGACCAAGAAGCAGTTGTACCGATGGTGCTTTACCGCAGCGAATTCACTCGTACTTCAGATTCAGCTAACACCCTGTTGCAGCGATTGGGGGTCAGCGATAACGCGGCAACAAAATTTCTGGTCAACGATAAGGCATCGCGTACGCTGCTGGCAGGCACCCCAGGGAAATTTGTCTCGATTGAGGCAGACGGTCAGCAGCGACTGCTGCGATTGAAAGCCCTCTGGCCAAATGCGGATGGAGTTCAATTTTCTCGTCTGGTGGTCGAGCGGGGTGCCAATGGATACACCTCCCGGGTGGAAATGGAGCAACTACAAAGCTCGGTGCGACTCGCCAGCGCTACTGTACGCAATTCGTTGAACGCTGCAGCGGCGCAAGCCAAGCTGCCCGGTACCATTGCTACGCAACTAGTCAGTGTTTATTCAAGAGTGGCCGACTTTCGAGATGTATTGAGGGCCGGTGATAGCTTTCGCGTCGTCTATGAGATCCTAGAGGCTGATGGCGAAGTGTTGCGCGTTGGCAAGTTGTTGGGAGCTGAATTTGTCAAAAAGGATAGGCGATACCAAGTTATGTGGTTCGAGCAGGCCGGTCAAAAAGGCGGTTTTTATACACTGGACGGGCAAAGCATTGATCGCAAGGCAATGAAGCTACCACTGGATGCATCTGTAAGTAGTGATTACGGGATGCGAATCCACCCTGTCTTTGGTAAACCCAAGACTCATGAGGGGATTGACTTTGCTGTAGCTTCGGGCACGCCGATACGCAGTGCAGCCGATGGCATTGTGTCATTTGCTGGCTGGCAAAAGGGCTACGGAAAATTTGTACTTGTGAAACACCGCGACCAAAAGGCCACGGCTTACGCTCACTTGAGCCGCATTCAAGTCCGAAAGGGCCAGCGCGTGGTCTTGGGTGAGTTGCTGGGGTCAGTGGGGCAAACCGGCACAGCCACTGGACCGAACCTGCACTTTGAATATTTAGTGAAAGACCGCCCGCAAGACCCAGACAACATTGCGCGCCAACCGGCTGATATATCGATATCTTCAACGAATAGCAGCGAATTCAAACGCATGGCGTTGGCCATGCGTCGGCACCTTGAGGTGGCCCCGCTTGTGGCAATGACTACTGTTGAATAA
- a CDS encoding tetratricopeptide repeat protein, which produces MLSIFKIYTKLVIVVSIMFAGLAMAQTGPSMSEIYAKAQAGKLDEAQVMVQQVLISHPSSAKAFFVQAELYSRQGQLDRARESLATAEKYAPGLPFIKPEALRTLRAQLAAKPPLKSTSSLPTNFKAQQTQTPAAWLMPLLLTGGVIAAAFFFFRRRKVNTCTQQSALIQQSGLSGPQMFGSGGGVMQPAYPQPGYQPGYPQPHSEPGLGSRIAGGVATGLAVGAGVMAAQAIGRNLMGDQSRSSVQSDSLSDNKFEPIPTNSDMGGTNFGMNDTTWDDGGAGIGSGGEWEN; this is translated from the coding sequence ATGCTGTCGATTTTCAAAATTTACACAAAGCTGGTCATTGTGGTATCGATCATGTTTGCGGGCCTGGCTATGGCGCAAACAGGTCCCAGTATGAGTGAAATTTATGCGAAGGCACAGGCAGGGAAACTGGATGAAGCGCAAGTAATGGTGCAGCAGGTGTTGATCTCTCATCCCAGCAGCGCCAAAGCCTTCTTTGTCCAAGCAGAACTGTACTCTCGTCAAGGCCAGCTTGACCGCGCTCGGGAATCATTGGCAACCGCTGAAAAATATGCGCCTGGACTCCCATTTATAAAACCTGAAGCATTGCGGACACTGCGCGCGCAGCTTGCTGCCAAACCACCATTGAAATCTACATCCAGCTTGCCCACAAACTTCAAGGCACAACAAACACAGACACCTGCAGCTTGGCTCATGCCTCTGCTTCTCACCGGTGGTGTGATTGCTGCTGCTTTTTTCTTTTTCCGCAGGCGCAAGGTCAACACTTGCACTCAACAATCTGCACTCATCCAACAAAGTGGATTAAGCGGACCACAGATGTTCGGTTCAGGCGGTGGTGTCATGCAACCCGCATATCCGCAGCCCGGATACCAACCCGGCTACCCACAACCGCATTCTGAACCCGGTTTGGGAAGTCGAATTGCAGGCGGAGTTGCTACAGGGCTGGCAGTGGGTGCTGGGGTTATGGCAGCTCAAGCAATCGGTCGTAACCTCATGGGTGATCAAAGTCGTTCGTCCGTTCAATCTGACTCGTTAAGCGATAACAAGTTTGAACCAATACCCACAAACTCAGATATGGGTGGGACGAACTTCGGAATGAACGACACCACTTGGGATGATGGCGGTGCAGGAATCGGAAGTGGTGGCGAGTGGGAAAACTGA
- a CDS encoding helix-turn-helix transcriptional regulator, which produces MQTQANTPAPSPETLLRLPAVVARVGLQKSAIYEMMNRKPPAFPRALKISRRAVVWPASSIEKWIGERIAAAGTEAQS; this is translated from the coding sequence ATGCAAACCCAAGCAAACACCCCCGCACCTTCACCAGAAACACTGCTGCGCCTTCCCGCTGTGGTGGCACGTGTTGGGCTTCAAAAGTCCGCGATTTACGAGATGATGAATCGCAAACCGCCCGCGTTTCCGCGTGCGTTGAAAATTTCCCGTAGAGCGGTAGTCTGGCCTGCATCGTCCATTGAAAAATGGATCGGTGAGCGCATCGCTGCGGCGGGGACCGAGGCTCAATCATGA
- a CDS encoding Tn3 family transposase, with product MSSINETAYPQLSSEIVEKELLAFFTPTQQELGFIADAYRRTTTQALIAIQLKVLQRLGYFITLVNVPRNIIEHVCKHLRIPAFQSHLLRNYDSSGSKSIHQRLLREYVGVRTLGSEGQAWLDEQASKAAKTKQELPDIINVLLEELLHHRYELPGFVTLSRAANRARTKVNDDIHRQITSTLNDQQRGQIDRLFMTQAGRSQWEQLKREPKQPNVREVVSFLTHIEAVRKLADSLPKPEDIPVSKRTQFVLEARALNVREMMALKPIKRYALAVLLIHAQLQKAVDDIADIFIRSVRNMHNVSRERLKEYQLEHVAQGELLIAQFRDMLTVFDDEADEPECIQKMRTVLGDDPVKWIERCDEHIAFAGNNYYPFMLQPYRSKRALLFQCLDAMKLKSSSTDDSLLRAIAWVAQFRSSHKEHIPASVGADSVNLDWLVDKKWRTLIEGKGAQLGLMHRKYLELCIFSHVMEELKSGDLYVQNSDQFDDYREHLVSWTQFEAEVADYASMVGLPVEGDALVTQLKQQMLDVSQRVDDRFPDNDHVAITEAGLLIRRTERAPPPEGLPEIDHAITNSMATASILDVLTETERWLDLHKLFGPLSGFEGKVDDPRKRFLTTLFCYGCNLGPTQTALSVKGLSRKQVAWLNLHHVTEERLDKAIFKVVNAYNRFSLPQYWGTGKSASADGTKWNVYEQNLMSEYHLRYGGYGGIGYYHVSDMYIALFGNFIPCGVYEAVYILDGLVKNESDIQPDILHGDTQAQSAPVFGLSHLLGIKLMPRIRNIKELVFFKAEPTIQYQHIQSLFRGNIDWDLIAVHYRDMLRVAVSIKLGKITPSMILRRLGTFSRKNKLYFAFRELGRAIRTVFLLNYINDLELRRSIHAATNKSEEFNHFLKWLFFGGEGVIAENLRHEQRKVIKYSQLVANMVILHNVQWMSRKLKELQADGYEVGEPILKSLSPYRTTHINRFGDYTLDLSRPIEPIDYKIKFS from the coding sequence ATGAGCAGCATCAACGAAACGGCCTACCCCCAACTGAGTTCGGAGATTGTCGAGAAAGAGCTGCTCGCTTTTTTTACGCCGACGCAGCAGGAACTTGGCTTCATTGCTGACGCATACCGCAGGACCACGACCCAGGCATTGATCGCCATCCAGCTCAAGGTGCTGCAGCGACTGGGCTATTTCATCACGCTCGTCAATGTCCCCAGGAACATCATTGAGCATGTCTGCAAGCACCTGCGCATCCCGGCGTTCCAGTCTCATTTATTGCGGAACTACGATTCGTCTGGCAGTAAGTCGATCCACCAGCGCCTGCTGCGGGAATATGTTGGGGTTCGTACTTTGGGTTCTGAGGGGCAGGCCTGGCTGGATGAGCAAGCATCCAAGGCAGCCAAGACCAAACAGGAGTTGCCAGACATCATCAATGTGCTTCTGGAGGAATTGCTCCATCACCGTTACGAATTGCCCGGCTTCGTGACATTGTCGCGCGCTGCAAACCGAGCCAGAACCAAGGTAAACGATGACATACACCGCCAAATCACGTCCACGCTGAATGACCAGCAACGTGGGCAAATTGATCGTCTGTTCATGACGCAAGCAGGGCGCAGCCAATGGGAACAGCTCAAACGCGAGCCCAAGCAACCAAATGTTCGAGAGGTTGTGAGCTTTCTGACGCATATTGAAGCCGTCCGCAAATTGGCCGACAGTCTGCCCAAGCCCGAGGATATCCCGGTCTCCAAGAGAACACAGTTCGTGCTCGAAGCCAGGGCCCTGAATGTGCGCGAGATGATGGCACTCAAGCCAATAAAGCGCTATGCACTGGCCGTCTTGCTCATTCACGCTCAGCTGCAAAAAGCCGTTGATGACATCGCGGATATCTTTATTCGATCCGTACGCAATATGCACAACGTTTCGCGGGAGCGTCTGAAAGAGTATCAGCTGGAACATGTCGCACAAGGGGAGTTGTTGATTGCACAGTTTCGCGACATGCTGACGGTCTTTGACGATGAAGCAGATGAGCCTGAATGCATTCAAAAAATGCGCACCGTGCTGGGCGATGATCCGGTCAAATGGATTGAGCGCTGCGATGAGCACATTGCTTTTGCTGGCAACAATTACTACCCCTTCATGCTCCAGCCATACCGCAGCAAACGGGCCTTGCTGTTCCAGTGCCTGGATGCGATGAAACTGAAGTCTTCGTCGACGGACGATAGTCTGTTAAGGGCCATCGCATGGGTTGCGCAATTTCGCTCCAGTCACAAGGAACACATACCTGCAAGCGTCGGGGCAGATTCAGTCAACCTTGATTGGCTGGTTGACAAGAAGTGGCGAACCTTAATTGAGGGCAAAGGTGCCCAACTCGGTCTGATGCATCGCAAGTATCTTGAGCTGTGCATATTTTCCCATGTGATGGAGGAACTGAAATCTGGTGACTTATATGTCCAAAACAGTGACCAGTTCGACGACTACCGGGAACACCTGGTGAGCTGGACGCAGTTCGAGGCGGAGGTGGCTGATTACGCAAGCATGGTTGGGCTACCGGTCGAGGGCGATGCACTTGTGACACAGCTCAAACAGCAGATGCTCGATGTCTCACAACGAGTGGATGATCGTTTCCCAGACAATGACCATGTTGCAATCACAGAGGCGGGCCTGCTTATTCGACGCACCGAAAGAGCGCCACCCCCAGAAGGCTTGCCCGAGATCGACCACGCCATCACGAATTCGATGGCCACCGCCAGCATCTTGGATGTCCTGACCGAGACAGAACGCTGGCTGGACTTACATAAACTTTTCGGGCCACTCTCTGGTTTCGAGGGCAAGGTGGATGATCCACGCAAGCGTTTTCTAACCACCTTGTTTTGCTATGGCTGCAACCTCGGGCCGACGCAGACGGCTCTATCTGTGAAGGGCCTTTCCAGAAAACAGGTTGCCTGGCTAAACCTGCACCACGTCACAGAAGAGCGGCTGGATAAGGCCATCTTCAAGGTGGTCAATGCCTACAACCGCTTTTCTCTGCCTCAGTATTGGGGAACAGGCAAAAGCGCATCGGCGGACGGCACCAAATGGAATGTTTATGAGCAAAACCTCATGTCCGAATACCATTTGCGCTATGGCGGCTACGGTGGGATTGGCTATTACCACGTGTCTGACATGTACATTGCGCTGTTTGGCAACTTCATCCCTTGTGGGGTATATGAGGCTGTCTACATTCTTGATGGTCTGGTCAAGAATGAGTCAGATATCCAGCCGGACATTTTGCACGGTGATACTCAGGCGCAGAGTGCGCCCGTGTTTGGGCTATCGCATTTGCTTGGCATAAAACTCATGCCCCGCATTCGCAACATCAAAGAATTGGTTTTCTTCAAGGCAGAGCCGACGATCCAATACCAGCACATTCAAAGCTTGTTTCGTGGCAACATCGACTGGGATTTGATCGCAGTTCACTACCGGGATATGTTGCGGGTGGCGGTGTCAATCAAGCTGGGCAAAATCACGCCGTCCATGATCCTGCGTAGATTGGGAACCTTCAGTCGGAAAAATAAGCTGTATTTCGCTTTCCGAGAACTTGGCCGGGCCATCCGTACAGTTTTCCTGCTCAATTACATCAACGACTTGGAGTTGCGACGCTCAATACACGCGGCAACCAATAAGAGCGAAGAGTTCAATCACTTCCTGAAATGGTTGTTCTTCGGTGGAGAAGGGGTGATTGCTGAAAACCTGAGACACGAGCAGCGCAAAGTCATCAAATACAGCCAGTTGGTGGCCAACATGGTCATTCTTCACAACGTGCAATGGATGTCGCGCAAACTCAAGGAGCTGCAGGCAGACGGCTACGAGGTGGGTGAGCCGATTCTCAAATCATTGTCACCATACCGCACAACGCATATCAACCGCTTTGGTGACTACACATTGGATTTGTCCAGGCCGATAGAACCTATCGACTACAAGATCAAATTCTCTTGA
- a CDS encoding YnfA family protein gives MDLAKIVLLFVAAALAEIVGCYLPWLVLKQDKTAWLLAPAALSLGLFAWLLTLHPSAAGRTYAAYGGVYIAVALVWLYLVDGVRLTRWDIAGAGIALVGMAVIVLQPANS, from the coding sequence GTGGATCTCGCAAAAATCGTTTTGCTCTTCGTGGCCGCCGCTCTTGCTGAAATCGTGGGGTGCTACCTGCCATGGCTGGTTCTCAAACAGGACAAAACCGCGTGGCTGCTGGCTCCTGCAGCGTTATCGCTGGGACTATTCGCCTGGCTGTTGACGCTCCATCCCAGTGCGGCTGGAAGAACGTATGCCGCTTACGGGGGGGTTTACATTGCGGTGGCCCTGGTGTGGCTCTACCTGGTAGACGGTGTGAGGCTGACTCGATGGGACATTGCTGGAGCTGGCATTGCGTTGGTGGGAATGGCCGTTATTGTTTTGCAACCCGCCAACTCCTAA
- a CDS encoding double zinc ribbon domain-containing protein produces MNPIAARFCVQCGGSMQPARCTQCGTTLAAAAKFCGQCGKQSV; encoded by the coding sequence TTGAACCCGATAGCGGCAAGATTCTGCGTTCAATGCGGCGGATCAATGCAACCAGCGCGATGCACTCAATGTGGGACGACGCTTGCTGCCGCTGCCAAGTTCTGTGGTCAATGCGGTAAACAATCCGTTTGA